In Buchnera aphidicola (Sipha maydis), the following proteins share a genomic window:
- the pcnB gene encoding polynucleotide adenylyltransferase PcnB: MIIIPKKNHNISRKKISKNALKILCRLKKSGYQAYLVGGSVRDLIIGNQPKDFDLVTNATPFEIQKLFKNCRLIGRRFQIAHIMFKKEIIEVSTFRGNNQHHKKKRYKKKEKFGILLRDNVFGGIEEDAERRDLTINTLYLNIFDLSIRDYVGGIKDIKKKIIRLIGDPETRYREDPVRILRVIRFSAQLKMKIEKKTAIAIPKLAKLLSYVPGARLYNELNKLLQTGFGYQAYKKLKKFCLLKRIFPFPFLDYNKKINFLINKLTINVLKKNDQKIQKKKKINPAFLWSAILWYPYFINTIKIKKKKKMTYKDASYISLKKILKKASYMLSIPKQIIYSIREIWKIINIITYHKKNLFYQIKKNKKFYEAHNLYILKKNIEKKINFKKKLIK; encoded by the coding sequence ATGATAATAATTCCTAAAAAAAACCATAACATATCTCGAAAAAAAATCAGCAAAAACGCATTAAAAATTTTATGTAGATTAAAAAAATCAGGATATCAAGCTTATCTTGTTGGAGGAAGCGTTCGTGATTTAATTATAGGAAATCAACCCAAAGATTTTGATTTAGTCACCAATGCAACTCCTTTTGAAATACAAAAATTATTTAAAAATTGCAGACTCATTGGAAGAAGATTTCAAATTGCTCATATTATGTTTAAAAAAGAAATCATTGAAGTATCAACTTTTAGAGGAAATAACCAGCATCATAAAAAAAAAAGGTATAAAAAAAAAGAAAAATTCGGAATTTTATTAAGAGATAATGTTTTTGGAGGAATAGAAGAAGATGCAGAAAGAAGAGATCTAACTATAAATACTTTATATTTAAATATATTTGACTTAAGTATTCGAGATTATGTTGGAGGTATTAAAGACATTAAAAAAAAAATAATTCGTTTAATTGGAGATCCTGAAACGAGATATCGTGAAGATCCTGTTAGAATTCTTCGAGTAATTCGTTTTTCAGCGCAATTAAAAATGAAAATAGAAAAAAAAACAGCAATAGCAATTCCAAAATTAGCAAAATTACTTTCTTATGTTCCTGGGGCAAGATTATATAATGAACTTAATAAACTTCTACAAACAGGATTTGGATATCAAGCATATAAAAAACTAAAAAAATTTTGCTTATTAAAACGAATTTTCCCTTTTCCATTTTTAGATTATAATAAAAAAATAAATTTTTTAATTAATAAATTAACAATTAATGTTCTAAAAAAAAATGATCAAAAAATTCAAAAAAAAAAAAAAATTAATCCTGCTTTTTTATGGTCTGCAATATTATGGTATCCGTATTTTATAAATACAATCAAGATAAAAAAAAAAAAAAAAATGACATATAAAGATGCTTCATATATATCTTTAAAAAAAATTTTAAAAAAGGCATCTTATATGCTATCTATACCAAAACAAATTATTTATTCTATACGAGAAATTTGGAAAATAATCAATATTATTACATATCATAAAAAAAATTTATTTTACCAAATAAAAAAAAACAAAAAATTTTATGAAGCTCATAATTTATATATCTTAAAAAAAAATATTGAAAAAAAAATTAATTTTAAAAAAAAATTAATAAAATAA
- the dksA gene encoding RNA polymerase-binding protein DksA has protein sequence MKKKKKYKKSSLSILSLAGVNSYKKKKNEKYMNANQIKHFTKILETWKEQLNKNKKNIYHVSKKSSNFPDPVDRAVQEEEFNLELLNQDRENKLIKKIENTLKKIQEKEFGYCSSCGVKIGIKRLEARPTAHLCIDCKTLEEIREKQILG, from the coding sequence GTGAAAAAAAAAAAAAAATATAAAAAATCTTCTTTGAGTATTTTATCATTAGCTGGAGTAAATTCTTATAAAAAAAAAAAAAATGAAAAATATATGAATGCTAATCAAATAAAACACTTTACAAAAATTCTTGAAACATGGAAAGAACAATTAAATAAAAATAAAAAAAATATTTATCATGTATCAAAAAAATCATCTAACTTTCCTGATCCAGTTGATCGAGCAGTACAAGAAGAAGAGTTTAATTTAGAATTATTAAATCAAGATCGAGAAAATAAATTAATTAAAAAAATTGAAAATACATTAAAAAAAATACAAGAAAAAGAATTTGGATATTGCTCTTCTTGTGGAGTCAAAATAGGTATTAAACGACTAGAAGCAAGACCAACAGCTCATTTATGCATTGATTGTAAAACTCTAGAAGAAATTCGCGAAAAACAAATTCTTGGATAA
- the thrA gene encoding bifunctional aspartate kinase/homoserine dehydrogenase I — translation MINVLKFGGTSLSNSKNILLVSKIIIKKFKKKKIAVVLSAPANITNILEKSIELAIQKKNYKKEIQKIHEKFYKIVEEISLTNENFLLKKVKSKINQEMKFLQKMLKSIYFLNKCPKKIFAIIVSKGEILSTKIMENILISKNYNTFIINPIKNLISNGDALDSYVNIHDSKKNIKKLNIVKKSIILMPGFIGGNYKKELVLLGRNGSDYSAAVLSACLKAKSCEIWTDVDGILTCDPKIVPNAKIISNISYNQIINLSNLGAKVLHPKTISPLKKLNIPCYVKNTFNESKRGTKIVKNSKQKKNKNYSSITYIKNICSFSIKSKNTKKINKVYKKILNKLKNQKIYFFSSIKTINQKYINLYIEKKYYKKIKYILKKKIFKQENYKKKIKTKKKLSIISLIHSKNSQKNKLSNHIQKFLNRYKIKIINVISNQSKNIISFIINSKNTNKTIKLLHKILLNKVKTIEIFLLGIGGIGKTLLKQISQEKRNLKKRNLALKIFLIANSKKILFNKKSIKIESWKKEFLNNGKTYPQQEELIKKISKIIKKNNYINPVIIDCTSSKAISKQYFNYIKNRYHVITSNKKFNTGNLKNYKKIRKLACKMNKKFLYETNVGGGLPIIQTIKNFVKTGDKISYFKGILSGSLSFIFGKLEEGMLFSEAIQQAHQKGFTEPDPREDLSGLDVARKLLIIAREIGHSLELQDIQIQKILPKKINKKNNVNEFFQEIKKFDEYFLNQIDSAKKNEKKIKFIGTINQNGICKIKLSKINKNDPLYNVKDGENALSFYSKYYQPIPLVIKGYGAGKEVTASGVFSDLLNTI, via the coding sequence ATGATCAACGTATTAAAATTTGGGGGAACATCATTATCTAATTCAAAAAATATCCTTTTAGTATCAAAAATAATTATAAAAAAATTCAAAAAAAAAAAAATAGCAGTAGTTTTATCAGCTCCAGCAAATATTACAAATATTTTAGAAAAATCTATTGAACTAGCTATTCAAAAAAAAAATTATAAAAAAGAAATTCAAAAAATACATGAAAAATTTTATAAAATAGTAGAAGAAATTTCTTTAACAAATGAAAATTTTTTATTGAAAAAAGTAAAATCTAAAATAAATCAAGAAATGAAATTTCTTCAAAAAATGTTGAAAAGTATATATTTTTTAAATAAATGTCCAAAAAAAATTTTTGCAATAATTGTATCTAAAGGAGAAATATTATCTACAAAAATTATGGAAAATATTTTAATTTCTAAAAATTATAATACTTTTATCATTAATCCTATAAAAAATCTAATTTCTAATGGAGATGCTTTAGATTCCTATGTTAATATACATGATTCAAAAAAAAATATTAAAAAACTAAATATTGTTAAAAAATCTATCATTTTAATGCCAGGTTTTATTGGTGGAAATTATAAAAAAGAATTAGTTTTATTAGGAAGAAATGGATCAGATTATTCAGCAGCTGTTTTATCTGCATGTTTAAAAGCAAAATCCTGTGAAATATGGACTGATGTTGATGGAATATTAACTTGTGATCCAAAAATAGTACCTAATGCAAAAATAATTTCTAATATTTCATACAATCAAATTATCAATTTATCAAATCTAGGAGCGAAAGTTTTACACCCTAAAACAATTTCTCCGTTAAAAAAACTAAACATTCCATGTTATGTGAAAAATACTTTTAATGAATCTAAACGTGGAACAAAAATTGTAAAAAATTCAAAACAAAAAAAAAATAAAAATTATTCAAGCATTACATATATAAAAAATATTTGTAGTTTTTCTATAAAATCTAAAAACACAAAAAAAATAAATAAAGTATATAAAAAAATATTAAATAAACTAAAAAATCAAAAAATTTATTTTTTTTCATCAATAAAAACTATCAATCAAAAATATATTAATCTGTATATAGAAAAAAAATATTATAAAAAAATAAAATATATATTAAAAAAAAAAATTTTTAAACAAGAAAATTATAAAAAAAAAATAAAAACTAAAAAAAAACTATCTATCATATCTCTCATTCATTCCAAAAACTCTCAAAAAAATAAATTATCAAATCATATACAAAAATTTTTAAACCGCTATAAAATTAAAATTATTAATGTAATTAGTAATCAATCAAAAAATATAATTTCATTTATTATAAATTCTAAAAATACAAATAAAACAATAAAATTGTTACATAAAATTTTATTAAACAAAGTAAAAACTATAGAAATTTTTTTATTAGGTATAGGAGGAATAGGAAAAACATTACTAAAACAAATCTCACAAGAAAAAAGAAATTTAAAAAAAAGAAATTTAGCATTAAAAATTTTTTTAATAGCAAACTCAAAAAAAATACTTTTCAATAAAAAATCAATTAAAATTGAATCATGGAAAAAAGAATTTCTAAACAATGGAAAGACATATCCTCAACAAGAAGAATTAATTAAAAAAATAAGCAAAATTATCAAAAAAAATAACTATATTAATCCAGTGATTATTGACTGTACTTCTAGTAAAGCAATTTCAAAACAATATTTTAATTATATAAAAAATAGATATCATGTTATTACTTCAAATAAAAAATTTAATACAGGAAATTTAAAAAATTATAAAAAAATAAGAAAACTTGCATGTAAAATGAATAAAAAATTTTTATATGAAACAAATGTTGGAGGTGGATTACCAATTATTCAAACAATAAAGAATTTTGTAAAAACAGGAGATAAAATCTCATACTTTAAAGGTATTTTATCAGGTTCATTATCTTTTATTTTTGGAAAATTAGAAGAAGGAATGTTATTTTCAGAAGCTATTCAACAAGCACATCAAAAAGGATTTACAGAGCCTGATCCAAGAGAAGATTTATCAGGATTAGATGTAGCAAGAAAACTTTTGATTATTGCTCGTGAAATAGGACATTCATTAGAACTTCAAGATATACAAATTCAAAAAATCCTACCAAAAAAAATAAATAAAAAAAATAATGTTAATGAATTCTTTCAAGAAATAAAAAAATTTGATGAATACTTTTTAAATCAAATTGATTCTGCAAAAAAAAATGAAAAAAAAATAAAATTTATTGGTACGATTAATCAAAATGGAATATGCAAAATAAAACTTTCAAAAATAAATAAAAATGATCCATTATATAACGTCAAAGATGGAGAAAATGCATTATCCTTTTATAGTAAGTATTATCAACCTATTCCATTAGTAATAAAAGGATATGGAGCAGGAAAAGAAGTTACTGCATCTGGTGTTTTCTCTGACTTATTAAATACTATTTAA
- the truA gene encoding tRNA pseudouridine(38-40) synthase TruA produces the protein MKLACGVEYDGSKYFGWESHIKKFSIKNKLEYAISKIANEKINIFCAGRTDSGVHALNQVIHFETKFFRNIHSWIFGVNSFLPKDISIIWAKYVSEDFHARYSALSRSYRYIIYNNCIRSSILRNRVNHIFFSLDVDKMNQSSKFLIGENDFSSFRASGCQSSTPWREIKNINIYKYKKKFIIIDITANSFLYHMVRNIVGSLIEIGRLKKKKSWLLDLLKSKDKSLCGPTVLSKGLYLLSVQYAKNFEIKCNKLFFL, from the coding sequence ATGAAATTAGCTTGTGGAGTTGAATATGATGGAAGTAAGTATTTTGGTTGGGAAAGTCATATAAAAAAATTTTCAATTAAAAATAAGTTAGAATATGCTATATCGAAAATAGCTAATGAAAAAATTAATATATTTTGTGCAGGAAGAACAGATTCTGGAGTTCATGCTTTAAATCAAGTGATACATTTTGAAACTAAATTTTTTCGAAATATTCATTCCTGGATTTTTGGTGTAAATAGTTTTTTACCAAAAGATATTTCTATTATTTGGGCAAAATATGTTTCAGAAGATTTTCATGCACGTTATTCTGCTCTTTCTAGAAGTTATCGTTATATTATATATAATAATTGTATTAGATCTTCTATTTTGAGAAATAGAGTTAATCATATTTTTTTTTCTTTAGATGTTGATAAAATGAATCAATCTAGCAAATTTTTAATTGGAGAAAATGATTTTTCTTCATTTCGAGCGTCTGGTTGTCAGTCTTCAACGCCGTGGAGAGAAATAAAAAATATTAATATATATAAATATAAAAAAAAATTTATCATTATTGATATTACTGCAAATTCTTTTTTATATCATATGGTGAGAAATATTGTAGGATCTTTAATTGAAATTGGTCGATTGAAGAAAAAAAAATCTTGGTTATTAGATCTTTTAAAATCTAAAGATAAAAGTTTATGTGGTCCCACGGTATTATCAAAAGGTTTGTATTTATTATCTGTTCAATATGCTAAAAATTTTGAAATAAAATGTAATAAATTATTTTTTTTATAA